A genomic segment from Chiroxiphia lanceolata isolate bChiLan1 chromosome 27, bChiLan1.pri, whole genome shotgun sequence encodes:
- the MBD3 gene encoding methyl-CpG-binding domain protein 3 isoform X1, which translates to MPKAAVRGHRGGPRRRGLRAFPLGQASPGRDRTLSHFSPSGKKFRSKPQLARYLGSSMDLGTFDFRTGKMLMNKMNKNRQRMRYDCSNQAKGKPDLNTALPVRQTASIFKQPVTKITNHPSNKVKSDPQKAVDQPRQLFWEKKLSGLNAFDIAEELVKTMDLPKGLQGVGPGCTDETLLSAIASALHTSTMPITGQLSAAVEKNPGVWLNTSQPLCKAFMVTDEDIRKQEELVQQVRKRLEEALMADMLAHVEEIARDGEPPSEKEGGEEEGEEEEEEEEQDHDQEMENV; encoded by the exons ATGCCCAAAGCGGCTGTGCGGGGACACCGCGGGGGCCCGCGGCGACGGGGGCTGCG tgcttttccttTGGGCCAAGCTTCCCCAGGAAGAGACAGGACTCTCAGTCATTTCAG ccccAGTGGGAAGAAGTTCCGGAGCAAGCCGCAGCTGGCCCGGTACCTGGGCAGCTCCATGGACCTGGGCACCTTCGACTTCCGCACGGGGAAGATGCTGATGAACAAGATGAACAAGAACAGGCAGAGGATGCGCTATGACTGCTCCAACCAGGCCAAG GGCAAGCCTGATTTGaacacagccctgcctgtgaGACAAACAGCCTCCATCTTCAAACAGCCTGTCACAAAGATCACAAACCACCCCAGCAACAAGGTGAAGAGTGACCCCCAGAAAGCTGTGGACCAGCCCAGACAG CTCTTCTGGGAGAAGAAGTTAAGTGGACTGAATGCCTTTGACATTGCAGAGGAGCTGGTGAAAACAATGGACCTTCCCAAAGGTTTGCAAG gggtGGGCCCGGGGTGCACAGATGaaaccctgctctctgccatCGCCAGTGCCCTGCACACCAGCACCATGCCCATCACAGgccagctctctgcagctgtggAGAAGAACCCTGGGGTTTGGCTCAACACCTCACAGCCTCTCTGCAAAGCCTTCATGGTGACAGATGAAGATATCAG gaagcaggaggagctggtgcagcaggtgaggaagaggctggaggaggcCCTCATGGCTGACATGCTGGCCCACGTGGAGGAGATCGCCAGGGATGGGGAACCCCCCTcagagaaagaaggaggggaggaagaaggagaagaggaagaagaggaggaggagcaggaccaTGACCAGGAGATGGAGAATGTATAG
- the MBD3 gene encoding methyl-CpG-binding domain protein 3 isoform X2: MERKSAFPLGQASPGRDRTLSHFSPSGKKFRSKPQLARYLGSSMDLGTFDFRTGKMLMNKMNKNRQRMRYDCSNQAKGKPDLNTALPVRQTASIFKQPVTKITNHPSNKVKSDPQKAVDQPRQLFWEKKLSGLNAFDIAEELVKTMDLPKGLQGVGPGCTDETLLSAIASALHTSTMPITGQLSAAVEKNPGVWLNTSQPLCKAFMVTDEDIRKQEELVQQVRKRLEEALMADMLAHVEEIARDGEPPSEKEGGEEEGEEEEEEEEQDHDQEMENV, translated from the exons ATGGAGCGGAAGAG tgcttttccttTGGGCCAAGCTTCCCCAGGAAGAGACAGGACTCTCAGTCATTTCAG ccccAGTGGGAAGAAGTTCCGGAGCAAGCCGCAGCTGGCCCGGTACCTGGGCAGCTCCATGGACCTGGGCACCTTCGACTTCCGCACGGGGAAGATGCTGATGAACAAGATGAACAAGAACAGGCAGAGGATGCGCTATGACTGCTCCAACCAGGCCAAG GGCAAGCCTGATTTGaacacagccctgcctgtgaGACAAACAGCCTCCATCTTCAAACAGCCTGTCACAAAGATCACAAACCACCCCAGCAACAAGGTGAAGAGTGACCCCCAGAAAGCTGTGGACCAGCCCAGACAG CTCTTCTGGGAGAAGAAGTTAAGTGGACTGAATGCCTTTGACATTGCAGAGGAGCTGGTGAAAACAATGGACCTTCCCAAAGGTTTGCAAG gggtGGGCCCGGGGTGCACAGATGaaaccctgctctctgccatCGCCAGTGCCCTGCACACCAGCACCATGCCCATCACAGgccagctctctgcagctgtggAGAAGAACCCTGGGGTTTGGCTCAACACCTCACAGCCTCTCTGCAAAGCCTTCATGGTGACAGATGAAGATATCAG gaagcaggaggagctggtgcagcaggtgaggaagaggctggaggaggcCCTCATGGCTGACATGCTGGCCCACGTGGAGGAGATCGCCAGGGATGGGGAACCCCCCTcagagaaagaaggaggggaggaagaaggagaagaggaagaagaggaggaggagcaggaccaTGACCAGGAGATGGAGAATGTATAG